Proteins encoded within one genomic window of Pongo pygmaeus isolate AG05252 chromosome 18, NHGRI_mPonPyg2-v2.0_pri, whole genome shotgun sequence:
- the ZNF469 gene encoding zinc finger protein 469, with translation MPGERPRGAPPPTMTGDLQPRQVASSLGRPSQPPLEDNTPATRTTKGAREAGGRAQAMELPEAQPRQARDGELEPPPLRGQAPSSTPGKGGSPQTPPGRSPLQAPSRLAGRAEGSPPQRYSLSIASSRTKPTLDETPENPQLEAAQLPEADAPQGPGTGAPLRPGLPKTEAQPAAEELGFHRCFQETPSSFTSTNYTSPSATPRPPAPGPPQSRGTSPLQPSSYPEFQASGTDSWPPAAENSFPGANFGVPPAEPEPVSKGSRPGGSPRGVSFHFPFPALHGASTKPFPADVAGHAFTDGPLVFAFHQPQGAWPEEAVGTGPAYPLPTQPAPSPLPCYQGQPGGLNPHSDLSGALSPPGAAHSAPRPFSDSLHKSLTKILPERPPSAQDGPGSTRGPPSSLPQRHFPGQAYGASGVDTSPGPLDTELAAPGPPPARLPQLWDLTAAPYPTPPGGPLAATRSMFFNGQPSPGQRLCLPQSAPLPWPQVLPTAGPSPHGMEMLSRLPFPAGAPEWQGGSQGALGTAGKTPGPREKLPAVRSSQGGSPALFTYNGMTDPGAQPLFFRVAQPQVSPHGTPSLPPPRVVGASPSESPLPSPATNTAGSTCSSLSPMSSSPANPSSEESQLPGSLGPSAFFHPPTHPQETGSPFPSPEPPHSLPTHYQPEPAKAFPFPADGLGAEGAFRCLEETPFSHNGPEVGRGGLQGFPRAPPPYPTHHFSLSSASLDQLDVLLTCRQCDRNYSSLAAFLAHRQFCGLLLARAKDGHQRSPGPPGLPSPTAAPKVPADAHPGLLNHTKTFLLAGDAQAEGKDDPLRTGFLPSLAATPFPLPASDLDMEDDAKLDSLITEALNGMEYQSDNPEIDSSFIDVFADEEPSGPRGPSTGQPLKTKAGVTPENKALPPLPAATPDPQTPRPGDRGCPARGRPKTRSLGLAPIEADAPSQGRQQRRGKQLKLFRKDLGTGGAAEGSGSGGAAEGSGSGGGSRASGLRPRRKGSLGEQPAPRPRGPRTQAPQSCADPAPQVPRATALSEETRSSQRLRLPPRKDPRKRKARGGTWGKELILKIVQQKNKRYRRLGRRVDRRGSLKAERPQPRAEDRRLREYDFASESEEDEQPPQRGPGFRGRRCRGEKRKEMDLTQGPREDEQQQKPRKAVRQEAGGDRAPTNPEEPGRRRPGPRRSPQAHGPSRSLEAGAAARERGPKCADRPSVAPKDPPQVPTNTETSEETRPSLDFPQEAKEPEIAKKSAPDSTEFTEALRSPPDACVGEMGASPRLLTPEQPQPSRHDTRTPKLSGSLANTAPQGSSPTPGVGSLLGGPGCTQAPVSHNSEDPPAHQPGEFLAPMANPSSTACPKPSVPSSEISSFGCDPAGFNGDPLGVPVAKNGPQPYSSPHSELFLGPKDLAGCFLEELHPKPSARDAPPASSSCLCQEGEDAGSLEPQLPRSPPGTAETEPGRAASPLTLESTSLFPDLPVDRFDPPLYGSLSANRDSRLPFACADPPQKTVPSDPPYPSFLLLEEVSPMLPSHFPDLSGGKVLSKTCPPEQTVAPGAAPSLPGKGSGCSVALMSHLSEDELEIQKLVTELESQLQRSKDTHGAPRELGEAESVGRMELGTGTEPPSQRRTCQATAPHKDTFSAAELTCVGEPTAHPDGAASAVATVETVQGRPRGTWPCPASFHPRDAALLSCAQEDLVSGAPFSPRGANFQFQPVQKAGASKTGLCQAEGDSGPPTDVCLPDPSKQPGPQLDAGSLVKCIPDQELSFPKNKEAASSQESEDSLQALPCEQREGFLPELGTADKPHQEAAAQRGGFLPEPGTADQPHREAPAPEAFGSPAVHLAPDLAFQGDGAPPLDATWPFGASPSHAAQGHSAGRAGGHLHPTAGRPGFEGNEFAPAGASSLTAPQGREAWLVPVPSPACVSNTHPSRRSQDPALSPPICQLQLPGPGVAESKDGILGLQKLTPAAQSPPRVNPSGLEGGTVERGKVACGPAQGSPGGVQVTTLPAVAGHQLGLQADGHRGLLGQAEKTQGQGTANWLQPENGVSPVGTDNHASVNASPKTALASPAEGAVLLEKRKGSRTAMSLQEEAQPTPSPPSPDRESLALALTAAHTRNGSEGRTPERASSPSLNKPPLATGDSPAPSVGDLAACAPSPTSATRMPCSLGPLPHEDPLTSPSSATRAQGGLGGQLPASPSCKDPPGPQHLLACSPAWAPLEEADGVRATTDTAGAEDSPMAPLSLTTSPCDPKEALARCLLQGEGSPLEDPSSWHPGSVSAVTCTHGGDSPKDNTLRIPEDSRKEKLWESPGRATSPPLAGAVSPSVIVRAAGLSSTPTEDEAQAGRGLPGPDPQSRGAPPHTNPDRMPTGHSSYSPSNTARLGHREGQAVTAVPTEPPTLQGAGPDSPACLEGEMGTSSKEPEDPGTPETGRSGVTKMPRVTCPSTGLCLGRTTAPSSTASDFQSDSPQSHRNASHQTPQGDPLSPQDLKQRPRGYKKKPASTENGQWKGHAPHGPVTCEVCAASFRSGPGLSRHKARKHRPHPGAPAELSPEALPAQQPLEPLAQKCQPPRKKSHKVPGKERPNHSRGDPSHVTQPPPAQGSKEVLRTPGSPHSQQLHPPSPTEHEVDVKTPASKPTPDQAREDELHPKQAEKREGRRWRREPTVDSPSHSEGKSNKKRGKPRGRRLREESALPLSPDVISDGRGSRPSPAMASYAAPPSHCLSVEGGPEADGEQPPRLATPGPGVMEGAAETDLEALCAGETGAQKPPGDRMLCPGRMDGAALGEQPAGQKGASARGFWGPRETKALGVCKESGSEPAEDSSGAHSRSEEGIWEENTTPLGPLGFPETSSSPADSTTSSCLQGLPDNPDTQGGVQGPEAPTPDASGSGSNAKDPPSLFDDEVSFSQLFPPGGRLTRKRNPRVYGKRCEKPVRSLPTQPSFEEGGGPTLGPARLPTDLSDSGSLCLCHEDPWEDEDPAGLPESFLLDGFLNSRVPGIDPWAPGLSLWALESSRETGAEKLPSHCPEDDRPEAIPELHMVPASWRGLELPAPADDSSSSLGDVSPEPPSLERERCDGGLPGNTHLLPLRAADFEVLSTKFEMQDLCFLGPFEDPVGLPGPSFLDFEATASSQGPQSRRTEEAAGAGRAQGRGRPAKGKRASYKCRVCFQRFRSLGELDLHKLAHTPAPPPTCYMCVERRFGSRELLRGHLQERHAQSKAGPWACGMCLKEVADVWMYNEHLREHAARFARRGQARRSLGDPSGGLEGSSAIAHLLNSIMEPAPKHHRGKRSAGKAAGSPGDPCGQEGEARKESPGERAKPRARSTPSNPDGAATPDGASANALADAGSPGPPKTTPGPSPDPWAGGEPLLQATPVHEACKDPSRDCHHCGKRFPKPFKLQRHLAVHSPQRVYLCPRCPRVYPEHGELLAHLGGAHGLRERPELQHTPLYACELCATVMRIIKKSFACSSCNYTFAKKEQFDRHMDKHLRRGRQPFTFRGVRRPGAPGQKARALEGTLPSKRRRVAMPGSAPGPSEDRPLPRGSSPILSEGSLPALLHLCSEVAPSTTKGWPETLERPVDPVTHPIRGCDLPSNHQECPPPSLSPFPAALADGRGDCVLEGALERPENEASPGSPGPLLQQALPLGASVPRPGARSQDAEGKRAPLLFSGKRRAPGARGRCTPDHFQEDHTLLQKEKEVSSSHMVSEGGPGGAFHKGSATKPAGCQSSSKDRSAASTPSKALKFPVHPRKAVGSLAPGELARGTENGMKPATPKAKPGPSSQGSGSPCPGTKTGGGSQPQPASGQLQSETATTPAKPSFPSRSPAPDRLPPRAQAKTCTKGTREAGEQGPHGSPGPKEKGESSMKRRKGQVPGPTRSESVGSFGRAPSAPDKPPRTPRKQATPSRVLPTKPKPNSQNKPRPPPSEQRKAEPGHTHRKDRLGKAFPQGRPLLRPPKRGTAVHGAEPAEPHTHRTAEAQSDLLSQLFGQRLTGFKIPLKKDASE, from the coding sequence GCGTGGCCGGAGGAGGCCGTGGGCACGGGCCCTGCCTACCCACTGCCCACCCAGCCTGCACCCTCACCCCTGCCCTGCTACCAGGGCCAGCCAGGTGGCCTGAACCCCCACAGCGACCTCAGTGGTGCCCTCTCTCCCCCTGGAGCTGCTCACTCGGCCCCGAGACCCTTCTCTGACAGTTTGCACAAGAGCCTGACCAAAATCCTTCCCGAAAGACCACCCTCAGCCCAGGATGGGCCGGGGAGCACAAGAGGGCCCCCTAGCTCCCTACCCCAGAGGCACTTTCCAGGGCAGGCGTACGGAGCCAGCGGGGTGGATACCAGCCCGGGGCCTCTGGACACTGAGCTGGCTGCCCCAGGGCCCCCACCCGCCAGGCTGCCCCAGCTATGGGACCTCACAGCAGCCCCTTACCCCACACCTCCTGGGGGCCCCCTGGCTGCCACCAGGAGTATGTTCTTTAAcggccagcccagcccaggccagCGGCTCTGCCTCCCCCAGAGTGCCCCCCTGCCTTGGCCCCAGGTGCTGCCGACCGCCGGGCCAAGTCCCCACGGAATGGAGATGCTGAGCCGGCTGCCTTTCCCCGCGGGGGCCCCCGAGTGGCAGGGGGGCAGCCAAGGAGCCCTGGGCACTGCTGGCAAGACACCAGGACCCAGAGAGAAGCTGCCAGCCGTGAGAAGCAGCCAGGGCGGCTCCCCAGCACTGTTCACCTACAACGGAATGACAGACCCTGGGGCTCAGCCCCTGTTCTTCAGGGTGGCCCAGCCCCAGGTTTCACCCCACGGGACACCCAGCCTGCCCCCACCGAGGGTAGTAGGAGCCTCCCCCAGCGAGTCCCCGCTGCCGTCACCAGCCACCAACACGGCCGGCAGCACCTGCTCTTCCCTGTCGCCAATGTCCAGCAGCCCGGCCAACCCCAGCTCAGAGGAAAGCCAGCTCCCCGGCTCCCTTGGGCCCTCGGCCTTCTTCCACCCACCTACTCACCCCCAGGAGACGGGCAGCCCCTTCCCGTCCCCGGAGcccccccactccctccccacccactACCAGCCAGAGCCAGCCAAGGCCTTTCCTTTTCCTGCAGATGGGCTGGGAGCCGAGGGTGCCTTCCGGTGCCTGGAGGAGACCCCATTCTCCCACAACGGCCCCGAGGTGGGTCGGGGAGGGCTGCAGGGCTTCCCCCGCGCGCCGCCCCCGTACCCCACACACCACTTCTCCCTCAGCAGCGCCAGCCTGGACCAGCTGGACGTGCTGCTGACCTGCAGGCAGTGTGACCGCAACTACAGCAGCCTGGCGGCTTTCTTGGCGCACCGGCAGTTCTGTGGCCTGCTCCTGGCCAGGGCCAAGGATGGCCACCAGCGGTCTCCAGGCCCCCCTGGGCTCCCCTCTCCCACCGCTGCCCCCAAAGTCCCTGCCGACGCACATCCAGGCCTGCTCAACCACACGAAGACCTTCCTGTTAGCTGGGGACGCCCAGGCCGAGGGCAAAGACGACCCCCTGAGGACCGGCTTCTTGCCCAGCCTGGCCGCCACCCCCTTCCCGCTCCCTGCCTCGGACCTGGACATGGAGGATGACGCCAAGCTGGACAGCCTCATCACCGAGGCGCTCAACGGCATGGAGTACCAGTCGGACAACCCCGAGATCGACAGCAGCTTCATCGACGTCTTCGCGGACGAGGAGCCTTCTGGCCCCAGAGGTCCCAGCACTGGACAGCCCCTTAAGACCAAGGCGGGGGTGACTCCGGAGAACAAAGCTCTGCCCCCGCTCCCAGCAGCCACGCCGGACCCCCAAACCCCCCGCCCTGGGGACAGGGGCTGCCCAGCCCGAGGGAGGCCCAAAACGCGTTCCCTGGGTCTGGCCCCCATCGAGGCGGATGCGCCCAGCCAGGGCAGGCAGCAGAGGAGAGGGAAGCAGTTGAAGCTGTTCCGGAAGGATCTGGGCACGGGCGGCGCAGCAGAGGGGTCGGGGTCGGGCGGCGCAGCAGAGGGGTCGGGGTCGGGCGGCGGCAGCAGAGCCTCCGGcctgaggcccaggaggaaggGCAGTCTCGGGGAGCAGCCCGCACCCCGCCCCCGGGGCCCTAGAACTCAGGCCCCCCAGAGCTGTGCAGACCCCGCCCCCCAGGTCCCGAGAGCCACCGCCCTCTCGGAGGAGACCCGGAGCTCCCAGCGCCTCCGGCTGCCCCCCAGGAAGGACCCCAGGAAGAGGAAGGCTCGGGGCGGCACCTGGGGCAAGGAGCTCATCCTGAAAATCGTGCAGCAGAAGAACAAGCGCTACCGGCGGCTGGGGCGGCGGGTGGACAGGCGCGGCTCCCTGAAGGCGGAGAGGCCCCAGCCCCGAGCTGAGGACCGCAGGCTCCGCGAGTACGACTTCGCCTCGGAGTCCGAGGAGGACGAGCAGCCTCCGCAGCGGGGCCCCGGCTTCAGAGGCCGGCGGTGCCGAGgcgagaagagaaaggaaatggaCTTGACCCAGGGTCCCAGAGAGGATGAGCAGCAACAGAAACCCCGGAAGGCAGTGAGGCAGGAAGCCGGCGGGGACAGAGCCCCCACGAACCCCGAGGAGCCGGGCAGGCGTCGCCCCGGCCCCCGCAGGAGCCCTCAGGCCCATGGCCCATCTCGAAGCCTAGAGGCGGGAGCAGCCGCCAGGGAGAGAGGCCCCAAGTGTGCTGATCGCCCCTCAGTGGCCCCCAAGGATCCCCCGCAGGTCCCCACCAACACCGAGACCTCAGAGGAAACCCGCCCGTCGCTGGACTTCCCCCAGGAGGCCAAGGAGCCTGAAATTGCCAAAAAGTCAGCCCCGGACAGCACAGAATTCACAGAGGCTTTGCGTTCTCCTCCAGACGCCTGTGTGGGAGAAATGGGAGCAAGCCCCCGTCTCCTGACGCCAGAGCAGCCGCAGCCCAGCAGACATGACACCCGCACCCCCAAGCTATCGGGAAGCCTCGCCAACACGGCGCCCCAGGGAAGCTCGCCAACGCCAGGTGTGGGCAGCCTGCTGGGTGGTCCTGGGTGCACACAGGCCCCGGTCTCCCACAACAGTGAGGACCCCCCTGCCCACCAGCCTGGAGAATTTCTGGCACCCATGGCTAACCCTTCAAGTACCGCCTGCCCCAAACCCAGTGTTCCGTCTTCAGAGATCTCCAGTTTTGGCTGTGACCCTGCTGGTTTTAACGGAGACCCCTTGGGGGTTCCAGTTGCCAAAAACGGGCCTCAGCCCTACAGCAGCCCCCACAGTGAGTTGTTCCTCGGACCCAAAGATCTGGCTGGCTGTTTCCTGGAAGAACTGCACCCCAAGCCCTCAGCCAGGGATGCCCCGCCGGCCAGCAGCTCCTGCCTTTGCCAGGAAGGCGAGGATGCCGGTTCCCTTGAGCCACAGCTGCCGAGGAGCCCACCTGGCACGGCTGAGACAGAGCCAGGTAGAGCTGCATCGCCACTGACCTTGGAGTCCACATCCCTCTTCCCAGACCTGCCGGTGGACAGATTCGACCCGCCCCTCTATGGCAGcctgtctgcaaacagggactccCGGCTGCCGTTCGCATGTGCCGACCCTCCCCAGAAGACGGTGCCATCAGATCCACCGTACCCCTCTTTTTTGCTGCTTGAGGAAGTATCCCCGATGCTGCCTAGCCATTTTCCTGATCTCTCGGGGGGAAAGGTGCTCAGTAAGACGTGTCCCCCTGAACAGACAGTGGCTCCCGGCGCCGCCCCGTCTTTGCCTGGGAAGGGGAGTGGATGTAGTGTTGCTCTTATGAGTCACCTGTCCGAGGACGAACTGGAGATCCAGAAATTGGTCACCGAATTAGAAAGTCAGCTGCAAAGGAGCAAAGACACACATGGGGCCCCGAGAGAGCTCGGAGAAGCTGAGTCTGTGGGCAGGATGGAGCTGGGCACAGGCACAGAGCCACCCTCCCAACGGCGCACCtgccaggccactgcaccccacaaGGACACGTTCTCGGCAGCTGAGCTCACGTGCGTTGGGGAACCCACTGCACATCCGGATGGTGCAGCATCGGCTGTGGCCACCGTGGAAACGGTTCAGGGGCGGCCCAGGGGGACGTGgccctgcccagcctccttccATCCGAGAGACGCAGCCCTTCTCTCCTGTGCCCAGGAAGACCTGGTTTCTGGGGCTCCTTTCAGTCCCAGGGGAGCCAACTTCCAGTTTCAGCCGGTGCAGAAAGCCGGAGCCTCCAAGACTGGACTTTGCCAGGCAGAAGGAGACAGCGGGCCCCCCACAGATGTCTGCCTGCCTGACCCCAGCAAGCAGCCCGGGCCACAGCTGGATGCCGGGAGTTTAGTGAAGTGCATCCCCGACCAGGAACTTTCATTTCCTAAGAATAAGGAGGCCGCCAGCTCACAAGAAAGTGAAGACTCCCTGCAGGCGCTTCCCTGTGAACAGAGAGAAGGGTTCCTCCCAGAACTGGGCACAGCAGACAAGCCCCACCAAGAGGCCGCTGCACAGAGAGGAGGGTTCCTCCCAGAACCCGGCACAGCAGACCAGCCCCACCGAGAGGCCCCTGCTCCAGAAGCTTTTGGCAGCCCTGCTGTCCATCTGGCCCCTGACTTGGCATTTCAGGGTGACGGGGCTCCACCTCTGGATGCCACCTGGCCTTTTGGTGCCAGTCCCAGCCATGCTGCCCAGGGACATTCTGCAGGCAGAGCAGGTGGGCACCTCCACCCCACAGCAGGGAGGCCTGGCTTTGAGGGTAATGAGTTTGCACCGGCGGGGGCCTCCTCACTGACTGCCCCCCAGGGCAGGGAGGCTTGGTTGGTCCCTGTGCCAAGTCCTGCCTGTGTGTCCAACACCCACCCCAGCAGGAGGTCCCAGGACCCAGCTTTGAGCCCCCCCATATGTCAGCTTCAGCTCCCAGGGCCTGGAGTGGCTGAGAGTAAAGATGGCATCCTGGGCTTGCAGAAGCTAACACCTGCTGCCCAGAGCCCTCCACGAGTGAACCCCTCAGGTCTGGAAGGGGGCACTGTGGAAAGAGGGAAGGTGGCCTGTGGCCCCGCCCAGGGCTCCCCAGGGGGTGTGCAGGTGACAACTCTCCCTGCAGTGGCCGGAcatcagctggggctgcaggcagaTGGACATCGGGGCTTGCTTGGCCAAGCTGAGAAAACCCAGGGCCAAGGCACAGCCAACTGGCTTCAGCCAGAGAACGGGGTGAGCCCAGTGGGGACGGACAACCATGCCTCAGTCAATGCCAGTCCCAAAACAGCGCTGGCCAGCCCCGCCGAGGGTGCAGTCCTGCTAGAGAAACGCAAGGGAAGCAGGACAGCCATGAGCCTTCAGGAGGAGGCCCAGCCCACCCCAAGCCCTCCGTCCCCTGATAGGGAGTCCCTGGCGCTGGCCTTGACAGCAGCCCACACCCGAAATGGATCTGAGGGCCGGACTCCAGAAAGGGCGTCCAGCCCAAGCCTGAACAAGCCGCCGCTGGCCACAGGGGATAGCCCAGCACCCTCTGTCGGAGACCTGGCTGCCTGTGCCCCCTCACCCACTTCAGCCACCCGCATGCCCTGCAGCCTTGGGCCCCTGCCCCATGAAGACCCACTTACCTCGCCTTCCAGTGCCACCAGGGCCCAAGGTGGGCTGGGGGGGCAGCTGCCAGCATCTCCATCCTGCAAGGACCCTCCCGGCCCCCAGCACCTGCTGGCCTGTTCTCCTGCCTGGGCACCTCTGGAAGAGGCAGATGGTGTCCGAGCCACAACAGATACTGCTGGGGCTGAGGATTCCCCAATGGCTCCCCTGTCCTTGACAACAAGCCCCTGCGATCCCAAGGAAGCCCTGGCTCGTTGCCTTCTCCAGGGGGAGGGCAGCCCCCTGGAAGACCCGTCCTCCTGGCATCCTGGCTCCGTCAGTGCTGTAACCTGCACTCACGGTGGGGACAGCCCCAAAGACAACACTTTAAGAATTCCAGAGGATTCCAGAAAAGAGAAGCTGTGGGAGTCTCCTGGCCGGGCCACCTCTCCTCCCCTGGCGGGGGCCGTCTCCCCCAGCGTGATCGTCAGGGCTGCAGGCCTGTCCAGCACTCCCACCGAAGATGAGGCACAGGCAGGCAGGGGACTCCCAGGGCCAGACCCCCAGAGCAGGGGAGCCCCGCCCCACACCAACCCTGACAGGATGCCCACGGGCCACTCCTCATATTCTCCAAGCAATACTGCCCGCCTCGGACACAGGGAGGGCCAGGCTGTCACAGCTGTGCCCACTGAGCCTCCCACGCTACAGGGTGCAGGGCCAGACTCCCCCGCCTGCTTGGAAGGTGAGATGGGGACCAGCAGCAAGGAGCCGGAGGACCCAGGGACCCCTGAGACCGGGCGCTCTGGTGTTACCAAGATGCCCAGGGTCACCTGCCCTTCCACGGGACTGTGCTTGGGAAGAACCACAGCTCCAAGCAGCACAGCCAGTGACTTCCAGTCTGACTCCCCCCAAAGCCACAGAAATGCCTCCCACCAGACTCCTCAGGGGGACCCCCTCAGCCCCCAAGACCTCAAACAGAGGCCCCGTGGCTATAAAAAGAAGCCTGCATCTACAGAGAACGGCCAGTGGAAGGGCCACGCTCCACATGGGCCTGTGACCTGTGAGGTCTGCGCAGCCTCTTTCCGCTCCGGGCCGGGCCTGAGCCGGCACAAGGCCAGGAAGCACCGGCCACACCCGGGAGCCCCCGCGGAGCTGAGCCCAGAGGCCTTGCCTGCTCAGCAGCCTCTAGAGCCCCTAGCCCAAAAGTGCCAGCCCCCCAGGAAGAAAAGCCACAAGGTGCCTGGGAAGGAGAGACCAAATCACTCGCGGGGAGACCCCAGCCATGTCACCCAGCCACCGCCTGCCCAGGGCTCAAAGGAGGTTCTCAGAACACCGGGCTCCCCACACAGCCAGCAGCTGCACCCTCCAAGCCCTACTGAGCATGAGGTAGATGTGAAGACTCCGGCCTCCAAGCCCACACCTGACCAGGCCAGGGAAGATGAGCTCCATCCCAAacaggcagagaaaagagaaggccGGAGGTGGCGCCGAGAGCCCACCGTGGACTCTCCTAGCCACTCAGAGGGGAAGTCAAATAAGAAAAGGGGAAAGCCGAGAGGGAGAAGGCTCCGGGAGGAGAGCGCTCTTCCACTATCTCCTGATGTGATTTCAGATGGGCGCGGCTCCAGACCATCCCCTGCGATGGCCAGTTACGCCGCCCCTCCGAGCCACTGCCTCTCTGTGGAAGGAGGGCCTGAGGCTGACGGGGAGCAGCCGCCTCGCTTGGCCACTCCGGGACCTGGGGTGATGGAGGGTGCAGCAGAGACTGACCTGGAGGCTCTGTGTGCAGGGGAGACTGGGGCCCAGAAGCCCCCTGGAGATCGGATGCTGTGTCCAGGGAGGATGGACGGTGCAGCTCTGGGGGAACAGCCAGCTGGGCAGAAGGGAGCCTCGGCAAGGGGGTTCTGGGGACCAAGAGAGACCAAGGCATTGGGTGTGTGCAAAGAGTCTGGGAGCGAGCCTGCGGAGGACAGCAGCGGGGCCCACAGCCGATCAGAGGAAGGCATCTGGGAGGAGAACACGACCCCCTTGGGCCCCCTGGGTTTTCCCGAGACTTCCAGCTCTCCGGCGGACAGCACCACCAGCAGCTGCCTCCAGGGCCTCCCGGACAACCCAGACACCCAGGGTGGAGTCCAGGGGCCTGAGGCCCCCACTCCTGATGCCTCCGGCTCCGGCTCCAATGCCAAAGATCCTCCAAGCTTGTTTGATGATGAGGTCTCTTTCTCCCAGCTCTTCCCTCCAGGCGGCCGCTTGACTCGAAAGAGGAACCCGCGTGTCTATGGGAAGCGCTGTGAGAAGCCGGTGCGCTCGCTGCCAACCCAGCCCAGCTTTGAGGAGGGCGGTGGCCCCACGCTGGGCCCAGCCCGCCTGCCCACGGACCTCAGCGACTCCGGctccctctgcctctgccatGAGGACCCGTGGGAGGACGAGGATCCCGCAGGTCTGCCCGAGTCCTTCCTCCTGGATGGGTTCCTCAACAGCAGGGTGCCTGGCATTGACCCCTGGGCCCCCGGCCTCAGCCTGTGGGCCCTGGAGTCCAGCAGGGAAACCGGTGCAGAGAAGCTGCCCTCCCACTGCCCCGAGGACGATCGGCCCGAGGCCATTCCTGAGCTGCACATGGTCCCAGCGTCTTGGCGAGGCCTGGAGCTGCCGGCCCCTGCCGATGACTCCTCCTCTTCTCTCGGAGATGTGAGCCCCGAGCCCCCCAGCCTGGAGAGAGAACGCTGTGACGGTGGGCTTCCCGGGAACACCCACCTGCTGCCGCTCCGTGCCGCGGACTTTGAGGTGCTCAGCACCAAGTTTGAGATGCAAGACCTGTGCTTTCTGGGACCCTTTGAAGACCCCGTGGGTCTCCCCGGCCCCAGCTTCTTAGACTTCGAGGCCACGGCGAGCTCACAGGGGCCACAGAGCCGAAGGAcagaggaggctgcaggggcagggagggCCCAAGGCAGAGGCCGGCCGGCCAAGGGCAAGCGGGCCTCCTACAAGTGCAGAGTGTGCTTCCAGCGCTTCCGCAGCCTGGGCGAGCTGGACCTGCACAAGCTGGCCCACACGCCCGCGCCGCCGCCCACCTGCTACATGTGCGTGGAGCGCAGGTTCGGCTCGCGGGAGCTGCTGCGGGGCCACCTGCAGGAGAGGCACGCGCAGAGCAAGGCGGGGCCCTGGGCGTGCGGCATGTGCCTGAAGGAGGTGGCCGACGTCTGGATGTACAACGAGCACCTGCGTGAGCACGCGGCCCGCTTCGCCCGCAGGGGGCAGGCGCGGAGGTCCTTGGGGGACCCGTCCGGAGGCCTGGAGGGCAGCAGCGCCATCGCCCACCTTCTGAACAGCATCATGGAACCCGCGCCCAAACACCACAGGGGCAAGCGCTCCGCCGGCAAGGCCGCCGGGAGCCCGGGAGACCCGTGCGGGCAAGAGGGAGAAGCCAGGAAAGAGAGCCCGGGCGAGAGGGCGAAACCCCGAGCGCGCAGCACCCCCAGCAACCCAGACGGGGCCGCGACACCAGACGGCGCCTCCGCCAACGCCCTGGCTGACGCCGGCAGCCCGGGCCCCCCCAAGACGACCCCCGGCCCGTCCCCCGACCCCTGGGCCGGCGGGGAGCCCCTTCTGCAAGCCACCCCGGTGCACGAGGCCTGCAAGGACCCCTCCCGCGACTGCCACCACTGCGGGAAGCGCTTCCCCAAGCCCTTCAAGCTGCAGCGCCACCTGGCGGTGCACAGCCCGCAGCGCGTCTACCTGTGTCCCCGGTGCCCCCGGGTCTACCCCGAGCACGGGGAGCTGCTGGCACACCTGGGCGGGGCGCACGGGCTGCGGGAGCGGCCGGAGCTGCAGCACACGCCGCTGTATGCCTGCGAGCTCTGCGCCACGGTTATGCGCATCATCAAGAAGTCCTTCGCCTGCAGCTCCTGCAACTACACCTTCGCCAAGAAGGAGCAGTTCGACCGCCACATGGACAAGCACCTCAGGAGGGGGCGGCAGCCCTTCACGTTCCGCGGCGTGCGGAGGCCGGGAGCGCCGGGACAGAAGGCCCGGGCCCTCGAGGGCACACTGCCCAGCAAACGGCGCAGGGTGGCCATGCCCGGCAGCGCCCCTGGGCCCAGCGAGGACAGGCCTCTTCCCCGGGGAAGCAGCCCCATCCTGAGTGAGGGCTCCCTCCCAGCCCTGCTCCACCTGTGCTCGGAGGTGGCTCCCAGCACCACCAAGGGATGGCCCGAGACCCTGGAGAGGCCTGTAGACCCCGTGACCCACCCGATCAGGGGTTGTGATCTGCCATCCAACCACCAGGAGTGTCCCCCGCCGTCTCTGTCTCCCTTCCCAGCTGCCTTGGCTGATGGCAGAGGGGACTGCGTGCTGGAGGGAGCCCTGGAGAGGCCAGAGAACGAGGCTTCCCCAGGCAGCCCCGGGCCTCTTCTCCAGCAAGCTCTCCCTCTGGGGGCATCTGTGCCGCGGCCGGGAGCCAGAAGCCAAGATGCAGAGGGAAAGAGGGCCCCTCTCCTGTTCTCAGGGAAACGCAGGGCCCCGGGTGCCCGTGGCAGATGTACCCCTGACCATTTCCAGGAAGACCACACCCTGCTTCAGAAAGAGAAGGAGGTGTCCTCAAGCCACATGGTGTCTGAGGGGGGGCCCGGCGGCGCCTTCCACAAGGGCAGTGCCACCAAGCCTGCGGGCTGCCAGAGCTCATCAAAGGACAGGTCGGCAGCATCCACCCCCAGCAAAGCACTCAAGTTCCCAGTGCACCCGAGGAAGGCGGTGGGGAGCCTGGCACCCGGGGAGCTGGCCCGTGGCACAGAGAATGGGATGAAGCCCGCCACCCCCAAAGCCAAACCAGGCCCCAGCTCCCAGGGCAGTGGAAGCCCTTGCCCCGGCACCAAGACAGGAGGTGGCAGCCAGCCCCAGCCAGCCAGCGGGCAGCTCCAGAGCGAGACAGCCACCACCCCAGCCAAGCCCAGCTTCCCCAGCCGGAGCCCTGCACCAGACAGGCTCCCCCCTCGAGCCCAGGCCAAAACCTGCACCAAGGGAACAAGGGAAGCTGGTGAGCAGGGGCCCCACGGGAGCCCAGGTCCCAAGGAGAAGGGAGAAAGCAGCATGAAGAGGAGAAAGGGCCAGGTCCCAGGGCCAACCAGGAGTGAAAGTGTGGGGAGCTTCGGGAGAGCCCCCTCGGCCCCTGACAAGCCCCCCCGGACCCCTCGGAAGCAGGCAACTCCCAGCCGTGTGCTCCCAACCAAGCCCAAGCCCAACAGCCAGAACAAACCCAGGCCGCCACCGTCAGAGCAGCGGAAGGCAGAGCCGGGCCACACACACAGGAAGGACAGACTGGGCAAGGCCTTCCCCCAGGGGAGACCCCTGCTCAGGCCCCCCAAGAGGGGCACAGCTGTCCACGGTGCTGAACCTGCCGAGCCGCACACCCACCGGACCGCCGAGGCCCAGAGTGACCTCCTCAGCCAGCTCTTCGGGCAGAGACTAACTGGCTTCAAAATCCCTTTAAAGAAAGATGCTTCTGAGTAA